In Magnetospirillum sp. WYHS-4, the following are encoded in one genomic region:
- a CDS encoding homoserine dehydrogenase encodes MSNEPLKVAVAGLGTVGGGTVRLLHENKDILAARCGRPVELRAVAERDKTRDPGVSLDGIARFDDARALVDLDDVDVVVELIGGSGGIAKELCEKAIAAGKHVVTANKALLAHHGNALAKAAEAKGVTLGFEAAVAGGIPIIKAIREGLVANRLRRVYGILNGTCNYILTNMRDSGREFADVLKEAQTLGYAEADPSFDVDGIDTAHKLAILTSIAFGCEIDFENVNIEGIRHVSPLDIKFADELGYRIKLLGVTSVTDDGIEQRVHPCMVPADRPVAKVDGVFNAVVADGDFVDSTVYVGRGAGARPTASAVVSDIADIARGRRVPTFGVPAAQLRKAAPSPMDRHKGEFYLRLMVLDRPGVFADVANILARHEVSMGSVLQHGRAPGEAVPVVVTLHETEEARVRAVLGELEALDTVVETPRMIRIEAF; translated from the coding sequence ATGAGCAACGAACCCTTGAAGGTAGCGGTGGCCGGCCTGGGAACGGTCGGCGGCGGCACGGTCCGCCTGCTGCACGAGAACAAGGACATTCTGGCCGCCCGTTGCGGCCGGCCCGTCGAACTGCGCGCGGTGGCCGAACGGGACAAGACCCGCGATCCCGGCGTCTCGCTGGACGGCATCGCCCGCTTCGACGACGCCCGTGCCCTGGTCGACCTGGACGACGTGGACGTGGTGGTCGAACTGATCGGCGGTTCCGGCGGCATCGCCAAGGAACTGTGCGAGAAGGCCATCGCCGCCGGCAAGCACGTGGTCACCGCCAACAAGGCGCTGCTCGCCCATCACGGCAACGCCTTGGCCAAGGCTGCGGAAGCCAAGGGCGTGACGCTGGGGTTCGAGGCCGCGGTGGCGGGCGGCATCCCGATCATCAAGGCCATCCGCGAAGGCTTGGTGGCCAACCGGCTGCGCCGCGTCTACGGCATCCTGAACGGCACCTGCAACTACATCCTGACCAACATGCGGGATTCGGGGCGCGAATTCGCCGACGTGCTGAAGGAAGCCCAGACCCTGGGTTACGCGGAAGCCGATCCCAGCTTCGACGTGGATGGCATCGACACCGCCCACAAGCTGGCGATCCTGACCAGCATCGCCTTCGGTTGCGAGATCGACTTCGAGAACGTCAACATCGAAGGCATCCGCCACGTTTCGCCGCTCGACATCAAGTTCGCCGACGAACTGGGCTACCGCATCAAGCTGCTGGGCGTCACCAGCGTCACCGACGACGGCATCGAACAGCGCGTCCATCCCTGCATGGTTCCTGCCGACCGGCCGGTCGCCAAGGTGGACGGCGTGTTCAACGCCGTGGTGGCCGACGGGGACTTCGTCGATTCCACGGTCTACGTGGGACGCGGCGCGGGGGCGCGGCCGACGGCCTCGGCCGTGGTTTCCGACATCGCCGACATCGCCCGCGGGCGCCGGGTGCCGACCTTCGGCGTACCCGCCGCCCAACTGCGCAAGGCGGCACCGTCGCCCATGGACCGCCACAAGGGCGAGTTCTACCTGCGCCTGATGGTGCTGGACCGCCCCGGAGTGTTCGCCGACGTGGCCAACATCCTGGCCCGGCACGAAGTCTCCATGGGCTCGGTGCTGCAGCACGGCCGCGCGCCTGGCGAGGCGGTGCCGGTGGTGGTCACCCTGCACGAGACCGAGGAAGCCCGTGTCCGCGCCGTGCTGGGCGAACTGGAAGCCCTGGACACCGTGGTCGAAACCCCGCGCATGATCCGCATCGAGGCCTTCTGA
- the glpX gene encoding class II fructose-bisphosphatase codes for MTTVYAVERNLTLEAVRVTEAAALAAAAHMGMGDERAADQGALSAIQETLKSLNIDGTVRIGPGGDDTALPLHVGEKLGTGRGPAVDVALMPLEGTSITARGGSDALSLFALAEDGGFLHVPDIYMDKIAVGRGLPAGTIDLDDEPGANLRRLAETKNVDVDELVVCILDRPRHGKLIGQVRESGARIMLISDGDVSGAVATLLPGSGVDVYMGIGGARQGVLTAAALVSGGGCMQARLVVRSEEDRRKLHACGIFDADRKYGASEMAWGEITFAATGVTRGTMLSGVRFLHGHAVTHSLVMRSTTGTLRYVEAHHNFGHQG; via the coding sequence ATGACCACCGTCTATGCCGTCGAACGCAACCTGACCCTGGAAGCCGTCCGGGTGACGGAAGCGGCGGCCCTGGCGGCGGCGGCCCACATGGGCATGGGCGACGAGCGGGCGGCCGACCAGGGCGCCTTGTCCGCCATTCAGGAGACCCTCAAGTCGCTCAACATCGACGGCACGGTGCGCATCGGGCCGGGCGGCGACGACACGGCGTTGCCCCTGCATGTGGGCGAGAAGCTGGGCACCGGGCGCGGCCCGGCGGTGGATGTCGCCCTGATGCCGCTGGAAGGCACCTCGATCACGGCACGCGGCGGCTCGGACGCCCTGTCCTTGTTCGCGCTCGCCGAAGACGGCGGGTTCCTGCACGTGCCGGACATCTACATGGACAAGATCGCGGTTGGGCGCGGCTTACCGGCCGGGACCATCGATCTGGACGACGAACCGGGCGCCAACCTGCGCCGTTTGGCCGAAACCAAGAATGTGGACGTGGACGAACTGGTGGTCTGCATCCTGGACCGTCCGCGCCACGGCAAGCTGATCGGCCAGGTGCGCGAATCCGGGGCCCGCATCATGCTGATTTCGGACGGCGACGTCAGCGGCGCCGTCGCCACCCTGTTGCCGGGCAGCGGCGTCGACGTCTACATGGGCATCGGCGGCGCCCGCCAGGGGGTGCTGACGGCGGCGGCGCTGGTTTCGGGCGGCGGCTGCATGCAGGCCCGCCTGGTGGTGCGCAGCGAGGAAGACCGCCGCAAGCTGCATGCCTGCGGCATCTTCGACGCGGATCGCAAGTACGGCGCCTCGGAAATGGCCTGGGGAGAAATCACCTTCGCCGCCACCGGCGTGACGCGCGGCACCATGCTTTCGGGGGTGCGCTTCCTGCATGGGCATGCGGTGACCCATTCCCTGGTCATGCGTTCGACCACCGGCACCCTTCGCTACGTCGAGGCGCACCACAACTTCGGCCACCAGGGCTGA
- the recJ gene encoding single-stranded-DNA-specific exonuclease RecJ: MDTVLGVESSLTGRRWLRRDGDERIALALSQRLDVPEIVGRVLAGRGVGLDEAEVFLNPTLKALLPDPHRFKDMKAACDRLAAAVTGGERILLFGDYDVDGATSAALLSRFLTAVGGKVRVYVPDRLKEGYGPNAPALLRLKDEGASLAVTVDCGTGAHEALAAAAAAGLDCIVVDHHEAEARLPVALAVVNPNRLDESGYCGELAAVGVAFLVAVGLNRRLREAGWYKRREEPNLLQWLDLVALGTVCDVVPLKGLNRAFVAQGLKVMAGRGNPGLKALADVAGVAEAPGTYHAGFLLGPRINAGGRVGQADLGVRLLTTDDDAQAAEIARRLDQLNRERQEIEAAVLADAQERVAAEGLDRDPVVVVGGDGWHPGVVGIVASRLAEFHNRPACVVALDGEGGTGSGRSVKGIDLGAAVLAARHAGLLSRGGGHAMAAGFALARTNLGPFRDFLADRLGAGLADRPRMPALYLDGGLTAEAADESLIGLLDQAGPFGAGNPEPRFALARVRLSYVARAGENHLRCTLAGERGGKLAAIAFRAFDGDLGAGLMAHDGAPLHVAGRLRLNRWQGRVAPQLLIDDAAPAR; the protein is encoded by the coding sequence GTGGACACCGTCCTCGGTGTCGAGTCTTCCCTGACCGGACGACGCTGGCTGCGGCGCGACGGCGACGAGCGCATTGCGCTCGCGCTGTCCCAGCGCCTGGACGTTCCCGAGATCGTCGGCCGCGTGCTGGCCGGGCGGGGCGTCGGCCTGGACGAGGCCGAAGTCTTCCTCAATCCCACCCTCAAGGCCCTGCTGCCCGATCCCCACCGCTTCAAGGACATGAAAGCGGCCTGCGACCGCCTGGCGGCGGCGGTGACGGGCGGGGAGCGCATCCTTCTGTTCGGCGACTACGACGTGGACGGCGCCACCTCGGCGGCGCTGCTGTCCCGCTTCCTGACGGCGGTGGGCGGGAAGGTCCGGGTCTATGTCCCCGACCGCCTGAAGGAAGGCTACGGCCCCAACGCCCCGGCATTGCTGCGTCTGAAGGATGAAGGGGCATCGCTGGCGGTGACGGTGGACTGCGGCACCGGCGCCCACGAGGCCCTGGCGGCGGCGGCGGCGGCGGGGCTGGATTGCATCGTGGTCGATCATCACGAAGCCGAGGCCAGGCTTCCCGTGGCGCTGGCGGTGGTCAACCCCAACCGCCTGGACGAAAGCGGCTATTGCGGCGAACTGGCGGCGGTGGGCGTCGCCTTCCTGGTGGCGGTGGGCCTGAACCGCCGGCTGCGCGAGGCCGGCTGGTACAAGCGGCGCGAGGAACCGAACCTGCTGCAATGGCTGGACCTGGTGGCCCTGGGCACGGTCTGCGACGTGGTGCCGCTGAAGGGGCTCAACCGGGCCTTCGTGGCCCAGGGGCTCAAGGTGATGGCGGGGCGCGGCAATCCCGGCCTGAAGGCCCTTGCCGACGTGGCGGGCGTCGCCGAGGCGCCCGGCACCTATCACGCCGGTTTCCTGCTGGGGCCGCGCATCAACGCCGGCGGGCGGGTCGGGCAGGCGGACCTGGGGGTGCGGCTGCTGACCACCGACGACGATGCCCAGGCGGCGGAAATCGCCCGTCGCCTGGACCAGCTCAACCGCGAGCGCCAGGAGATCGAGGCCGCCGTGCTGGCCGACGCCCAGGAAAGGGTCGCGGCCGAAGGGCTGGATCGGGACCCGGTGGTGGTGGTGGGCGGCGACGGCTGGCACCCCGGCGTGGTCGGCATCGTGGCCAGCCGCCTGGCCGAGTTCCACAACCGTCCGGCCTGCGTGGTGGCGCTGGACGGGGAGGGGGGGACCGGCTCCGGCCGCTCGGTCAAGGGCATCGACCTGGGGGCGGCGGTGCTGGCGGCCCGCCATGCCGGCCTGCTGAGCCGGGGCGGCGGCCATGCCATGGCGGCCGGTTTCGCCCTTGCACGCACCAACCTGGGGCCGTTCCGGGACTTCCTGGCCGACCGGTTGGGGGCCGGACTGGCCGACCGGCCGCGCATGCCCGCGCTTTACCTGGACGGCGGCCTGACGGCGGAAGCGGCCGACGAATCCCTGATCGGCCTGCTGGACCAGGCCGGTCCCTTCGGGGCGGGCAATCCGGAACCGCGCTTTGCGCTGGCGCGGGTGCGGCTGTCCTACGTGGCGCGAGCCGGGGAAAACCACCTGCGCTGCACCCTGGCCGGGGAACGGGGCGGCAAGCTGGCGGCCATCGCCTTCCGCGCCTTCGACGGCGACCTGGGGGCGGGCCTGATGGCCCACGACGGCGCGCCCCTGCACGTGGCCGGCCGGCTGCGCCTCAACCGCTGGCAGGGCCGCGTCGCGCCCCAGTTGCTGATCGACGACGCTGCCCCGGCGCGATAG
- a CDS encoding nucleotidyltransferase domain-containing protein → MGREQVMATLRANEAELHRFGVAHLYLFGSVAKEQARSDSDVDLFFDTDNPRFSLIELVDVQERVSHILGVKSDVMTRASLHPMLRPAIEAEALRVF, encoded by the coding sequence ATGGGTCGCGAACAGGTCATGGCGACGTTGCGCGCCAATGAAGCGGAATTGCACCGCTTCGGGGTGGCTCATCTTTATCTCTTTGGCTCGGTAGCCAAGGAACAGGCGCGATCCGACAGCGACGTCGACCTTTTCTTCGATACCGACAATCCGCGTTTCAGCTTGATCGAGTTAGTCGATGTGCAAGAGCGCGTTAGCCATATATTGGGCGTAAAGTCGGACGTGATGACCCGCGCCAGCCTGCATCCCATGCTCCGCCCCGCCATTGAGGCCGAAGCCTTGCGCGTGTTCTGA
- a CDS encoding DUF86 domain-containing protein, which translates to MTDISDAIKGINSVIAAADFATYADSWGMQRAVERGLEITSEASRHIPDDVKALASEIPWRQIAAIGNLLRHEYQKADALTTWNIVKEHLPKLHEATERLIAEIARQEGE; encoded by the coding sequence TTGACCGATATAAGCGACGCCATCAAAGGCATAAACTCCGTCATCGCCGCAGCCGACTTTGCGACCTATGCCGATTCATGGGGCATGCAGCGCGCCGTTGAGCGCGGGCTGGAAATCACATCCGAAGCCAGCCGCCACATCCCTGACGACGTCAAGGCCTTGGCATCCGAAATCCCATGGCGGCAAATTGCCGCTATCGGCAATCTATTGCGCCACGAATACCAGAAGGCAGACGCTCTGACGACTTGGAACATCGTCAAGGAGCATTTGCCGAAGCTTCATGAGGCGACCGAGCGATTGATCGCCGAAATCGCACGGCAGGAAGGGGAATGA
- a CDS encoding thermonuclease family protein, with the protein MFRICALGAALSWAVSARADILPGPYPAEVLRVVDGDSFRARVQVWPGLEAVTVVRIAHIDAPELAGGCAEAGQAARAFLESRLSAPVFLLAVRPDKYGGRVVAQVRLPGGEDLADLMLSAGHARPYAGGRRAACPRSAGDRCSRPRRLLVEFPPCVSRSSPFLFCSGATRSRSIRTISLRSTRRYCWIAPA; encoded by the coding sequence ATGTTCCGGATTTGCGCCCTTGGCGCGGCCCTGTCGTGGGCGGTTTCCGCGCGGGCCGACATTTTGCCCGGTCCCTATCCGGCCGAAGTACTGCGCGTCGTCGACGGCGACAGCTTCCGCGCCCGGGTCCAGGTCTGGCCGGGGCTGGAAGCGGTGACCGTCGTCCGCATCGCCCACATTGACGCCCCCGAACTGGCGGGCGGTTGCGCCGAAGCCGGGCAAGCGGCCCGCGCCTTCCTGGAAAGCCGCCTGTCGGCCCCGGTCTTCCTGCTGGCGGTGCGGCCCGACAAGTACGGCGGGCGGGTGGTGGCCCAGGTGCGCCTGCCAGGCGGCGAGGACCTGGCGGACCTCATGCTTTCGGCGGGCCACGCCCGTCCCTATGCCGGCGGGCGTCGCGCGGCCTGTCCGCGAAGCGCCGGGGATCGATGTTCCAGGCCTCGCCGGCTTCTGGTAGAATTCCCGCCATGCGTCTCGCGATCCTCGCCATTCCTCTTCTGCTCTGGGGCGACAAGGAGCCGGTCGATCCGAACGATATCTTTGCGATCAACACGCAGATACTGCTGGATTGCGCCCGCATGA
- a CDS encoding peptidoglycan-binding protein: MRNPFDLNRPLEYHSTADPEDVLNVKRGLGRLGFYRMPGYGLTDMPDEPLFEGVRDFQAGHGLTVDGLMLPGGETVRKLNERLAEDGAVQAAETKGWQGGADSGTGHIPLRPTGPEPLPPGLTEEQVRSMMGKHDKSRSEVIEEYRKKQEFLKQQERQRWRIILGK; the protein is encoded by the coding sequence ATGCGGAACCCTTTCGATCTGAACCGCCCCCTCGAATACCACTCCACCGCCGATCCCGAGGACGTGCTCAACGTCAAGCGCGGGCTCGGCCGGCTCGGCTTCTATCGCATGCCGGGCTACGGCCTCACCGACATGCCCGACGAACCGCTCTTCGAAGGTGTCCGCGACTTTCAGGCCGGCCACGGCCTGACGGTCGACGGCCTCATGCTGCCGGGCGGCGAGACGGTGCGAAAACTCAACGAGCGCCTGGCCGAGGATGGCGCCGTCCAGGCCGCCGAGACCAAGGGTTGGCAGGGCGGCGCCGATTCCGGGACCGGCCACATCCCCCTCCGCCCCACCGGTCCCGAACCCCTGCCGCCGGGGCTGACGGAGGAACAGGTCCGGTCGATGATGGGGAAACACGACAAGAGTCGTTCCGAAGTTATCGAGGAGTACCGAAAGAAACAGGAGTTCTTGAAACAGCAAGAGCGCCAACGGTGGCGTATAATTCTTGGCAAATAG
- a CDS encoding SDR family oxidoreductase gives MGEDRRTVVVTGASRGIGHATAKLFLDRGWRIVTCARAEVPPECRRDPNWCRHIPTDLGDADSLASFVDQALEALDGGPLHALVNNAGMSPKSPFKERLGCLNGDLAAWRAVFELNFYAPLKLARGFASALHKGKGAIVNVTSIAGHAIHPFAGSAYSISKAALSALTREMANEFAALGVRVNAVAPGEIETSMIQPEYEMLIPRIPLERMGTPEDVAKSIHFLCAEDSGYVTGTELWVSGGQHLF, from the coding sequence ATGGGAGAAGATCGCAGGACCGTCGTCGTCACCGGAGCCAGCCGCGGCATTGGCCATGCCACGGCCAAGCTGTTCCTGGACCGGGGCTGGCGGATCGTCACCTGTGCCCGCGCCGAGGTGCCGCCCGAATGCCGGCGCGATCCCAACTGGTGCCGCCACATTCCCACCGACCTGGGCGACGCCGACAGCTTGGCGTCCTTCGTCGACCAAGCCCTGGAAGCCCTGGACGGCGGGCCTCTGCATGCCCTGGTCAACAACGCCGGCATGTCGCCCAAGAGCCCCTTCAAGGAAAGGCTGGGCTGCCTGAACGGCGATCTGGCGGCCTGGCGGGCGGTTTTCGAACTGAATTTCTATGCGCCTTTGAAATTGGCCCGCGGTTTCGCCTCCGCCCTGCACAAGGGCAAGGGGGCGATCGTCAACGTCACCTCGATCGCCGGCCATGCCATCCATCCTTTCGCCGGCTCGGCCTATTCCATCTCCAAGGCAGCCTTGTCGGCGCTGACCCGGGAGATGGCCAACGAGTTCGCCGCCCTGGGCGTGCGGGTCAACGCCGTGGCGCCCGGCGAGATCGAGACCAGCATGATCCAGCCCGAGTACGAGATGCTGATCCCCCGCATTCCCTTGGAGCGCATGGGGACTCCGGAAGACGTGGCGAAATCGATCCACTTCCTTTGCGCCGAGGATTCCGGCTATGTGACCGGCACCGAACTCTGGGTGTCCGGCGGGCAGCATTTGTTCTGA